The nucleotide sequence TTTCCTCCCTGAAaggcaatgtgtgtgtgtgtgtgtgtgtgtgtgtgtccgtgtgtgtgtgatggtgtgtgtgtgtgtttgtgatggtgtgtgtgtgtgtttgtttgtgtgtctatgtgtgtgtgtgtgtgtgcttgagagagagagagagagaaagagagaacgagcATGGTCTTTCTTCCTttactgctctctctctctctctctctctctctctctctctctctctctctctctctctctctctctctctctctctctttgtcacaGGTGCAGGCGACGCGCACGTTTGTGTACATGTGTTACCGACTAACTTACCAAACTGTACTTTGTATACAATCCGGTGTCATTTTGGTCAAGCGGAAGTACACATTTTACTCGACAGGGGAAGTTACTCTGCGTTACAAAAGAAGACAGGAAGTCTTTCACAGTTTTTCAGTAGAGACTAGAGAGCATTGTTTTCAATGGAACGAGATAAGGTCCTAATGAAGTAAGCTTTTTATCTATCGGGGTTTATCTGTGTGTTTATGCGAACGCGTCTACTTGATTTTTGATTCATTTTGGACTCACGTTTCAACAACGTAGGTCAATGGTTTGGCAAACGTTGTTCGTctggccgtgtgtgtgtgtgtgtgtgtgtcactgtgtgtgtgtgtgtgtaagtttgtgtgtgcgtgtgtgtttgtgcgcgtgtgtgtgtatgtgatcaGAAAACTTACCCCTTTCAGATTATTCAAAATATCTCATGAACGTCCGAGAATTTTATGtcattgcttgtttgtttttgtttgacagCACACTCTCAGATTTCTGAGCCTCGTTTGATAAACCTTCATCGTGCTACCTGAGTCAGTACCTTGGTCATGAATGATCCATAACGGTTAACCTGTCTGTTTCTGTGATATGCAGCGTTTTGAATCATTTTGTACACAGAATGACAGATGAACATCGGAGTGCACTGAGTTTTAAAAGAAGAGCATTGGTAAAGTAAAAAAATCAACTACTGATTCTTGTCCTATGTGTTTCAGGTTCTGAACGACAGAGTGCTTTCACTGACAACGTCAATGTCTCTGGGATACTTGTAGTGCTAGCAGCAACCTTAGCCTTAGCTACTGTATTGATAGCAGTAACCCAAGCCTTAGCTATGGAGTGGAAAAAACGCAATGCTGGGACTGAGAACAGGCCTGCCAATGTAGCAGTAACCGATCAAGCCTAAGCTATGGAGTGGAAAAGATACACGTGAAGCTACAGTAGTGCTAGCAGTAACCGATCAAGCCTAAGCTATGGAGTGGAAAAGATAACATGAAGCTATAGTAGTGCTAAGAGTAACCAATCAAGCCTAAGTCATGGAGTGGAAAAGCCGCATTGCAGCGTCAGTGCTGGATGGCTTTCAGCGCTGCTTTGCGCAGAACATCTTCACTGACGTGGAGGTTGAAGTGGACAACGTGGTGTTCCAGTGTCACAAGGTGTTCCTGTGCGCAGTCTCCGACTTCTTCAGCGCAATGTTTCAGTCGGGCATGCGTGAGAGCGTCAACAACAGGATCCAGCTGTCGGGCCTCTCTCCGAGCACCTTCAGGGACGTACTGACATTTTATTACGAAGGCGACGACAAAATCGTCACGCACGACACAGTGGAGGAGCTCCTGCGAGCGGCTGGTTTGCTGCAGCTGGAATGTCTGCAGGCCAGGTGTGAAGACTACTACGCAGCGCACCTCTTTCCGGAGAACGCTTTAGGCATCTGGAAGCTGGCGTCGTGTCTGGGCTGTAAACACCTGGAGCAGCTGGCACGCATTTTCCTGCTGCGTCACTTCGGCGCCATATGTCAGGAGGCGGAGTTTCTGTCGCTTGAGGTGGACGCCTTGCAGGACTTGCTGGGCGACAGTGACCTCAAGGTCAGCAGTGAGGACGTTGTGTGCACGGCGGCCATGAAGTGGGTCAAGCACGACCTGTCATGTCGCACGCAGCACCTGGACGCGCTGGTCAGCAGTCTGTGCCTCCACATGCTGTCCCCCGTCTGTTACTCGAACCTGGCCGCTTTCTCCAAGTTCACCTGTGCCTcctgctccccctccctcttACCTGAGCACCCCCGGCGCCGATCGCAGACAGGATCATCCTCGGACCTGGCGCTAGGTCGTCGAAGTCGCAACTACGAAGAGATGCTGGTGGTGCTGGGTGTGCACAAGTCCACCAAGATGCTGCCCGCTGTCCACGCCTACAGCTTCACCCTGGCCACCTGGTACCAGCTTGACCCCCTGCCCTTTGACCCGGGTGTCGGCTACGCCACGTGCGTGCATGACAACAATGTGTACATTTCGGGCATCTCGCTGAGGAGGGGCTACATGCTGCGCTACGACAGTGAGGAGAACTTCTGGCAGGAGGTGACGGAGATGCCGGAAAGACGGCGCTATCACGAACTGGTGGTTGCCGGGGACTTTGTGTACGCTGTGGGGGGATGCAACAAACGCGACGGAGCCTCAGACACCGTCACCCGCTACTGCACGCGGGAAGATACCTGGAAAATGGTGGGTCACTTACAGCTGGGCGTCTACTCCGCCTCGGCCACTGTCGTCAATGACGTCATCCTGGTGTTCGGGGGTCGTGCCCACGGCAGCGTGAGACGCAAAGAGATTCAGGCGTTCAACACTCATAGTAACACGTCCTGCGTCATCAACCGCTTTTCCTCGCCTGTGACAGAAAGCAGAGCTCTCCACGTGGGTGACGAGGCGTTTGTGGCTCTGACCAATGGAACGGTGGTGAAGGTATTGGAGGACGGAGCCATCTTCCCGCATGCAAACCTGCCCAACTTTGACCGCTACAACTTTGGCTTTGTCTACAGACCCAACGGCCTGCTGATAGTCGGGGGGGAGACCCGCTATCCCTCGGGTTTGGGGTCAGGGCACTTTGCGGATTTCATTCAGGTGGACGCTGATTCAGGCAAAGTGTCGGTCATCAGTGACAAGTTATTTCCCTCCGCCAGTGCCGCTTGCTGCTGCATGGTCATTTTGCGACGAACGACCTTTCCCAAGCTCCCTCAGCAGTCTCACAACTTGTAGAACAATGTAGACTTGACTTAAGTGTTGAGTTGACTTTAGTGTTGAGTTGACTGTTAATGTAATTTTATTGTTTGCGTCACTTTAGTGTTGACTTGTCTTTACTGTTGACTTGACTTTATTGTTGACTTGACTTTATTGTTGACTGGACTCTATTGTTGACTTGACTCTATTGTTGACTTGACTCTATTGTTGACTTGACTCTATTGTTGACTTGACTCTATTGTTGACTTGACTCTATTGTTGACTTGActctattttgtttgtttgtttgtttgcttaacgcccagccgactacgaagggccatatcagggcggtgctgctttgacatataacgtgcgccacacacaagacagaagtcgcagcacaggcttcatgtctcacccagtcacattattctgacaccggaccaaccagtactTGACTCTATTGTCGACTTGACTTTATTGTTGACTTTATTGTCGACTTGACTTTATTGTTGACCTGACTCTATTGTTGACTTGACTCTATTGTTGACTTGACTCTATTGTCGACTTGACTCTATTGTTGACTTGACTCTATTGTCGACTTGACTCTCTTGTTGACTTGACTCTATTGTTGACTTGACTTTATTGTTGACTTGACTTGAAGAACATCCTTTCCCAAGCTCTCTCACTTTCAGCAGCCTCACAACTATTAGACCAATGTAGACTTGACTGTATTGTTGACATGACTGTAGTGTATGGTAGACTTGACTGTATTGTTGACATGACTGTATTGTTGACTTGACTGTATGGTTGACTTGACTGTATTGTTGACATGACTATGGTTGACTTGGCTGTATGGTTGATATGACTGTATTGTTGACTTGACTGTATGGTTGACTTGACTGTATTGTTGACATGACTATATGGTTGACTTGACTGTATTATTGACATGACTGTATGGTTGACTTGACTGTATTCTTGACATGACTATATGGTTGACTTAACAGTATGGTTGACATGACTGTATGGTTGACATGACTGTTTTGTTGACTTGACTGTATTGTTGACATGACTCTATGGTTGACATGACTGTATTGTTGACAATGACATGACTATGGTTGACATGAATCTATTGTTGACATGACTGTATATTGTTGACAATGACATGACTGTATGGTTGACATGACTGTATTGTTGACATGACTGTATTGTTGACAATGACATGACTGTATGGTTGACATGACTCTATTGACATGACTGTATGTCAACTTTATTGTCAACATCCCTTAATTGTTGACTTGACTTTATTGTGACGAATAAAGTTTTAtttaattgaattgaattaaacaACCTTCCCCAAGCTCTTTCAGCAGACTCACAACTTATAGAATAATGTTGACTTCACTTCTTGCACAGCCTGGCACAAGTTTATACTAAACATAGCAAAACTGGTTGCACCACTTTGTAATTAATGTCTTAAAGTCAGACAAACCCCAAAAGTTGAGCATAGTTTATTTTCTTATTCTTATAGTTTAGTTTATTCTTGAAAGCAGACACATGTTGAGGTGATGCATTAATTGTGTACTTTTTGAACGACTCGTTACTGAGCAGTCTCACGCAACATTGTACTCAAAAATCAACCGCAGTCTGAACCCAAGTTTGCAGAGCTGAGAAAGAGGCAAACATGAACAGCGTTCCACATTAATCAATAGAactcacagacctgggaaccaaTACGATTTTGCTGTATTTTGTACGCTTTATTGTCTAAAATGTGATTAGTACGGTCGTTGGAAAAAAATACGATAAAAAAagttcctagactacttttcttcacaagcgcatcctgAAGACGACCCAGTATTTTAGATGTTCTAATGCAgtacactaaaaaaaaaatctgaaaataagcgaagtttctttgagaatactccaagtgcaaaacagggatTCCCAGGTCTGAACTCATATTCTCGGTTACCAATCCAGACCAGTGATTTTGTTTGGCTGTTTTGCAATTTGTGCTATGTTTaaacatagacacagagagatatatatatatacatatatatatgcagtAAACATGTTAACACTAACAGAGGTACAGCTCTCAAGAGAATCATGCCAAGTCATAAGTATTACAAGTAATTAAACATTTTTATAGAAAATGTGTGTGATCAGCGTTATAACAGGGGTAGGTTGACTATAGGATCATTCAAGTGTGAGGTTGCCTCGGGTGTTTAACCCATCACCCAGTATATAGTGGAATCAACTTGTTGTCAACTCTCTTTTTGTTACTATCTGCTTATATaatgatgtttggaaataactctgtcaagattTCCAAGCTTTGTGGAAGAGGTGCGCCCCACTTTAGTGAGTTTTAATAACACATGGTCGACCAGCTAAACCCAGTCATTGCAGCAAATAACTGACTCTGATGTGTATGCAGACCTGAGAACCAATACGATTTctccgtattttgtacgccttTTTGCCTAAAATATGATCAGTATGGTcggaaccccccgcgggttagggggaagaatttacccaatgctccccagcatgtcgtaagaggcgactaacggattctgtttctccttttacccttgttaagtgtttcttgtatagaatatagtcaatttttgtaaagattttagtcaagcagtatgtaagaaatgttaagtcctttgtacgggaaacttgcattctcccagtaaggtaatatattgtactacgttgcaagcccctggagcaaatttttgattagtgcttttgtgaacaagaaacaattgacaagtggctctatcccatctccccccttcccccgtcgcgatataaccttcgtggttgaaaacgacgtaaaacaccaaataaagaaagaaagtatggtCGGTTGAAAATAAATACGACGAGAAATATTCTcagactactttttttttacaagcgCATCCCTGTTGTTCCTGTCTATTTACTTGGTGCACTGTGTATTTTAATGATTAAAAATAACTTGATTACCCGGCATTTAATCAATGATGACAGCTTTTGGCATTAAACTTTGAAAGaatcatttgttttaaatgtattggtaaacttaattattGGTGCAACATACGCGTGCCAAGCATATTTGAATCATCGATGTTCAAAtgttgtgtggagtacactcatttttttctgaaaatacgccaagtttgtttgagaatactccaagtacaaaacaggggttcccaggtctgtgtatgttcattttcattgttGTACAGTTTTCGCTGGATGTGatgcctttttttttattattcttcgttcatgggctgaaactcccacgttcactcatgcttttgcacaagtgggtttttacgtgtatgaccatttttaccccgccattcaggcagccatacgccgctttcaagggaagcatgctgggtatttttgcgtttctataacccaccgaactctgacatagattgcaggatcttttccgtgcacacttggtcttgtgcttgtgtgtacacacgaagggggataaggcactaaaTGAAAATGGGTCATATGGAGCTGACACTGCATAGCATTCACCTGGAAGTCAGTTATTTGCTGCGATGGTTGATTTTAACTGGTCGACCATGTGTTATTTTTCGGGTCACTAAAGTGGGGcccaactcttccacaacgcttGAAATTCCTGACAGAGATATTTCCCGAAAATGTCTATTCCCAGCCAAAGCCCTTCTTGCtctgtgatatatatataatattctGTTACTGCAACCTCCCTTGCTGTGAGATTGTGCTTTTTGTGAAGCATTAGAACCATCCAATCAGTACTTATTCAGTTACTGGCCTATTGGTGTACGttatttctcttcttttttttttaagtgaacaaCTGGCAGGGATCACATCATCCCAGGATTTCTGGCATGTTGCCGGTAAAATATCAAATTATTGGAAATGAAGTAGACAACAGGTCATACATGCtggtcattattttgtttgacTGTTTTTTTCCTTAAAAAAACATAGTAATCACTGTGTTAGTTTGACATCTCTCAGTCTCACAAACAGTGGCGCAAAATCTGAAACCACATGTtacatgtattttttttctttctgaaagCATCCATTACAAAGCTATAACATCCATGGCAGAGCAATTAAAATTCAAAACCAGGCTACTTCTTTTCGGCTCTTTTCCCCCCACATATTAAAATTGGCCATTTTATTCTTTTTCTCTGATGTTGTTGCAACAGTACATTGGCCTAGGAGCTGTTCACATGTAGTTTTACTGCGATTAACTATTATCTGCAGTGGTTttgcacacacattttgtgGTTTTTATACATCTGGTTTGTACAGTCGTTTGAACATGCATTCATCAGTGATATGCGGGATTGTGAATAATAAAATGCTCAGTAAGTGAAAAAAAGGAATCACAAAAGTTCTAAATGTACAATTTGTTAACTCTGGAAAACTGAGTGATAGTCTTGCAACTTCtttgtcttctccttctttgttcATATCCTGAAACTCcaatgttcactcatgtttttgcacgggtgggtttttacattatgaccatttttaccctgccatttaggcagccttaCGTCGatttcggaggatgcatgcttggtatttttgtgtttctataagtATAACCAACCGAAGTTGGATATGGATTATGGCAATTCATCCTGTCAGTTGATTGgaaatgcatgcatgcacacaacaATATTAAATCACTTCAATCTAAGCAactattaaacacacacacacactgacgcttCACACACTCTTGCACCATGAAATAAGGTTATCACAGATATATAATCAGAAGTTCTTATCAACTTATGTATAGCTTCAGCTGTCATTAATGATAATTATAGGAATAATAGAAAGGGTACATTTGTATTTGTAATATTAATACAAAGTCACAGTATAATTGAGTTCAAATCTTATCATATTCCTGAGCCCCCAACATAAAAGCAAAtttacaaataaacaaatagacaATTATGTACACAGTTAGAACCCCCATTATTCTTTTTAAAATGATCGATTCTCCTTTTTCTAACCTAGTACAAAGTAGAGTTGGGAGcaaaaagaaacgcaactcaaaatggtaaaaaaagaaaatgattAAAAACTATGCACTAATCGTACAGCCAATAAAATATCCTCTAcacatcttttttgtttgttttgatgtaccttatctAGTTAATAGTTTACgtcaatttgaaaatgacaaaaaaatcacttgcaacagttGACACGAATGCGTTCCGTTTCTTTTGTCCCCAACTGTACATGCAGGTCTTCTTTAGACaggataaagaagaagaagaagaaatcatgAGTAGACAAGTAGAAGATTCACCGACTGCATTGCTTTAGATGTAGTcacataaggccaaaaagaaaaatatgtctgtttccggtaacatcgccggaaaaaaatagggtcggtcggtcgttttttttgttttttttaaatttttaacctttttcttacgttttgttagaATAACTGCAAGAGGAAATCTTGCCACAGACCCTTCAGAGGGATTCCCGGTGTcattggccgccatgtttttttgtgtgtgacgacggaaacgggaggtaagtctcttCGATTTTGAAGTCTCATCGACCGATTACCTCCcggggttttttttgtgtgtgtgtgcgaaaaggGAAAAAAcactttagggtcggcgcttaaaaatagggtcggtcgggttaccggaaacagacatatttttctttttggcctaatgagGAGAAATAAAATTGCAATGGTGTTTGattcgcgatataaccttcgtggttgaaaacgacgttaaacaccaaataaagaaagaaagaaatggtgTTTGATAAGATGGAGGTAATACAATGTAGCAGGTTCTTTTTTTCAAGTTTGTCCACATTGAAAGCAATGCTTGTCTGAGAATGGACTTTTTACTATTAACCACGGTAAATACAAACTTTGAAATGACTTAATGTTTGACTTGTGCATGTGGCGCTTTTTAGTGCCGACTCAACTTTGTTCTCATTTCTGGTTATTTCCGACTGTGACAGGGTGAAAGTGTGAATGACTTCTGTTCCTTGCTTTCACTTTGTCTTTGTCTAATATTGATAATAAGCTTTCTGTTTCTCAATCTAATGTGCACTTCTTTGTCAATGCCCAACCACAGTGGATGCAAGTTgacaaacacaatcacaaaaCGTGTGAGTAGCTGTTGTATTGACATTGTTATACAGGgtggcccggtagctcagttggtagagcactggacttgtgatcctaagctaggtcgcgggttcgaatccgggcacatgtcaactttatgtgcacgGCTTGTCACCttagtggcacgtaaaagacctcggtcattctgccataagtgctgGTGGCTGATTatacctaaacacgcagacacctgggtagctcgactctgttgctgctagctttccactgggaggaagcgacccgaatttcccagcaatgggacaataaagacagtaatgaaaatggaaatgaaatgaaaaaaatgcagttgacggaattacttcatatttggtgtacattaattTCTGCTTATGCATGACCAGTTCACAAAGTAGCAAGTTTGTAGGTCACTTGTGTGCTCCTTTGAAACAAAGTTCCTAATTCAGGGATCGTCACTCAGCAGTATAACGCATGTGTGTTTGAagttgagcggtagccaaactaacCCAGTTTAAGCCTTCCACGTTGTTTCCTTTTGGGTTATTTGAAGGCCCTATACCATAACCAACCTAAATCAAGgacttgaatacagcaattaTACACAGAATCTGTGCATTTCCCATGGAGGAATGTGTTTatgtcattgatgaattttTCGCAAGTATGACTTTACAATGAAGAGTGTCATTATTCAAGTCGTTTGAGTTCAGAGAATCTCAGCATAAGCTGAAGTtgatgtacaccaaatatgaagttattcggtcaacagatgtagaagttatcaGCGTTTTTGTTGGTTGCaatttttgggtcaccctgtacaacaGACAAGTTTGCAAATGAATTTAATTGtcgcatacagtggaaccccaattttaagacccgccattttaagacttcctcctttttaagaccttgttttctcagactttctgttcttaacctctgtaaaaacaagaggcgaagccttcaaggctcacgtaagaaatcgacaaacagtaacacaaactcaatcactctgtcacacatacacacacacacacacacagtaagcataggtgaaactgtgcaagaaagcgagacactagatctgtctgtctgcatgtagcctacttacagggacacgactgccaactagtctcggcccgctcaaaataacaatgaccgagactttcagtaattccttcgcgtgacgtctaaccctcttacgtcataatgtgacgtcttcaaatgacgaaatgttaaagtttctaccacagacatacacacgcacaaacaaacacacgcacacacgcacaaacgcacagacagacaaagttacgatcgcataggctacacttacgtgagccaattaccccatttgaagactccctcctttttgagacctgattttctcagattgttgaggtcttaaaaggggggttccactgtactttgaAATGTCCACAAATGCAAGTGGAACTGTCACCTACATCAAGTGCTGGGATGTCTTCCTTGGCAGCTGTCATGTTTTTCATGGAATGACAGTGGAAGCCCCCCTTTTAGGACCCTCAATttaactccctcctttttaagaccttgaccttgacctgttttctcagattttttggtTCATGTCCTCTGTAAATGTATGCCCATTTATAAACTTCCTCCTGTATAAGAcccgatttttttttagattttggGAGGTTTCCAAGGTATCACTTTacttttgggggaaaaaaacctATATATGCAGTTATTGATTGTGTACATATTGTTATTTAGAATATGTAAAAATGGTAACGGCAAAAAAGCAATTTTTACATCAATCTCAAATTCATTATAACTATTGTCACTATATATTCACTTTGAGCAAtggttgtgtgtttgtaagcCAAAGGTAGAATAATTTTAGTTAAAACTATTACTGTAGGTGTAAACGTTTTGCTCACAAGTCATTGGCTGACTTCCtgcatatacatgtatgtgtttgaCAGAGATTTTTGTCGAAATAAAATCATTAAATATCTGTTATTATGTGATTTATTTGATATTTCTTTTGACTGTGTGTGAAATTGAGAAGTAGACAGCGACATGTTAGCGATACATCAGatgcgtgtttctttcaggcgagacTTGCTCGCGAAGCTAGGAGGCGAGAGTGTATGAATGTTTTTAATGATAACATGTCTGGCTCAGTTTTATCAAAGTTAAGGAAGTACTGTGGCTATCACATTTTCAAGTaaactgattgaaattttagtcaaacGTTATTTTACTCAAGTCTCGACTAAGGCATTGCATTTCAACACAGAATCTTAAAAAATAttcattactttgtggaatgtttaaaaacatatttAACAAAATGACTGCATTTAGTTCCTTGTCATCTCCTGAATCCAAAACtatatgttgtgttgtgtttggattgaaaacaagctcagaaatgAGGAAAATGTGTTATACAAAATAGGATATAGTTTAGTTACCAAGACTGTGTGTCAGCACTCTCCTGACAGAAGGGTTTATGCCAGCCTACAATTTACTAATCCTGGTGGAAAAGTGTAGTGTT is from Littorina saxatilis isolate snail1 linkage group LG5, US_GU_Lsax_2.0, whole genome shotgun sequence and encodes:
- the LOC138967304 gene encoding kelch-like protein 23, producing the protein MEWKSRIAASVLDGFQRCFAQNIFTDVEVEVDNVVFQCHKVFLCAVSDFFSAMFQSGMRESVNNRIQLSGLSPSTFRDVLTFYYEGDDKIVTHDTVEELLRAAGLLQLECLQARCEDYYAAHLFPENALGIWKLASCLGCKHLEQLARIFLLRHFGAICQEAEFLSLEVDALQDLLGDSDLKVSSEDVVCTAAMKWVKHDLSCRTQHLDALVSSLCLHMLSPVCYSNLAAFSKFTCASCSPSLLPEHPRRRSQTGSSSDLALGRRSRNYEEMLVVLGVHKSTKMLPAVHAYSFTLATWYQLDPLPFDPGVGYATCVHDNNVYISGISLRRGYMLRYDSEENFWQEVTEMPERRRYHELVVAGDFVYAVGGCNKRDGASDTVTRYCTREDTWKMVGHLQLGVYSASATVVNDVILVFGGRAHGSVRRKEIQAFNTHSNTSCVINRFSSPVTESRALHVGDEAFVALTNGTVVKVLEDGAIFPHANLPNFDRYNFGFVYRPNGLLIVGGETRYPSGLGSGHFADFIQVDADSGKVSVISDKLFPSASAACCCMVILRRTTFPKLPQQSHNL